ATACAAATTTATCAACTAAAAACAGCGGTAAATTGTCAATACAGAAAAAACCCAGGTCTTCAAAACATTTTATTGCCTGACTTTTTCCGGCGCCTGAAATGCCTGTAATAATAAAAAATTGTGTGTCCATTATTCCTTTTTATCTTTCATCATTTTAATAAGCCGTTCATTTAAATCCTGGGCGGCATGATAACCTCTCAGCTTAAGACGCTGATTCATAGCAGCAACTTCAATAATAGCAGCAGTATTTCTACCCGGCCTGACAGGTATGGTTACTTCCGGAATACGAACACCGAGTATTTCGGTGTATTTTTCGTCAAGTCCGAGACGATCATATTCTTTTTCGCCTGTCCATTGTTCAAGTTGAACAACTAATTCAATTTTTATTGAATCCATAACTGCAAAAATTCCGAAAAGATTTCTTATGTCAATAATTCCGACACCTCTTATTTCCATATGGTGCCTAATAAGTTCTTCACCAAATCCAATAAGTATTTCGCTGGAATATCTTTTAATTTCAACAACGTCATCGGCAACAAGTATATGCCCTCTTTTTATAAGTTCCAAAGCGCATTCAGATTTACCAATGGAAGAATCACCAAAAATCAAAACACCCATACCGGATACATTAACCAAAACACCGTGTTTGATAACAGACGGGGCAAGTACACTTTCAAGATATAATGTTAATTCTGTCGATAACCTGCCGGTTTCCATAACCGATCTAATAATAGGTATTTTGTGTTCAACTGATAATTTTAAAAATTCTGACGGAACGTCAAGATTCCTTGTTACCATTATTGCCGGAATCTCATATGAAAAGATTTTTTTGAAAACATCCTTACTTACCGTGTGTGATTTCAAATATGTTATCTCGCATAAACCCATTATTTGAAGCCGCTGATAAGGGAAATAATCAAAAAACCCGGTTAATACGAGCCCCATACGATTTATCTCAGGCACAACGATTTTCCTGTCAAGCCCTTCTTCTCCTGAAATAATCTCGAGCGCGTATTCTGTTTCTTTATTTTCAAAAATGTTTCTTATGGTAATACTTTTTTCCATATTATTATTGCAAATATTTCGATATTACAGGGCATCCTCTTCTTTTATTAATTTAATAATTTCTTGCGCTGCCTGGGCATCTCTTAGCGACTGCCTGAAGTACTTATCTTTTAAAATACGTGAAACTTTGGCGATTGCCTGCAAATGCTCGCTTATTGAAGCAGGTGGTGCGACCATTAAAAATATTATATATACCGGTTCACCGTCCAAAGAATCAAAATCAACACCTGTTTTAGATATACCCAATGAAGCAACTATTTTTGAAACATCTTCACTTTTAGCGTGCGGTATAGCAACACCTTGCCCGATTCCGGTAGAACCTGCACTTTCTCTCTTTAAAATAGCTTCTACTGTTTTTTCAACATCTTTAACGAGTTTCTTCTTTGCCAGAACACCGACAAGTTC
This genomic window from Elusimicrobiota bacterium contains:
- the hprK gene encoding HPr(Ser) kinase/phosphatase, producing MEKSITIRNIFENKETEYALEIISGEEGLDRKIVVPEINRMGLVLTGFFDYFPYQRLQIMGLCEITYLKSHTVSKDVFKKIFSYEIPAIMVTRNLDVPSEFLKLSVEHKIPIIRSVMETGRLSTELTLYLESVLAPSVIKHGVLVNVSGMGVLIFGDSSIGKSECALELIKRGHILVADDVVEIKRYSSEILIGFGEELIRHHMEIRGVGIIDIRNLFGIFAVMDSIKIELVVQLEQWTGEKEYDRLGLDEKYTEILGVRIPEVTIPVRPGRNTAAIIEVAAMNQRLKLRGYHAAQDLNERLIKMMKDKKE
- a CDS encoding PTS sugar transporter subunit IIA, with the protein product MMKILDFLSESCVLTELKGKTKKEVIAELVGVLAKKKLVKDVEKTVEAILKRESAGSTGIGQGVAIPHAKSEDVSKIVASLGISKTGVDFDSLDGEPVYIIFLMVAPPASISEHLQAIAKVSRILKDKYFRQSLRDAQAAQEIIKLIKEEDAL